A stretch of the Simiduia curdlanivorans genome encodes the following:
- the dusA gene encoding tRNA dihydrouridine(20/20a) synthase DusA: MLDQTHSPTSPRAFTVAPMMEWSDRHCRYFWRLMSKRAFLYTEMVTCGALIHGDRERFLNYNSEEHPLALQVGGSNPQELAACAKMAESWGYDEINLNCGCPSDRVQNGMIGACLMGHPQLVADCIKAMQDATSIPVTVKHRIGIDDMDDYQGLTDFVEPIAATGCLTFIVHARKAWLKGLSPKENREVPPLNYERVHLLKREHPQLEIILNGGLSTIDECIEQLAYVDGVMVGREAYHNPWLLTDVDSAIYGEAPQTQDRLMIMANMLQYIEKQLSEGMRLHHITRHLLGLFYGQPGGKQFRRVISEGAHKANAGVELVDLALDQIRSRM, translated from the coding sequence TTGCTAGACCAAACGCACAGCCCCACTAGCCCTAGAGCCTTCACCGTCGCCCCCATGATGGAATGGAGTGACCGCCATTGCCGGTACTTTTGGCGACTGATGAGCAAGCGTGCCTTTCTGTACACGGAAATGGTCACCTGTGGCGCGTTAATTCACGGCGATCGCGAACGCTTCCTCAATTACAACAGCGAAGAACACCCGCTGGCACTGCAAGTGGGCGGCAGCAACCCGCAAGAGCTAGCCGCCTGCGCCAAAATGGCAGAGAGCTGGGGCTACGATGAGATCAACCTCAACTGCGGCTGCCCCTCAGATAGGGTGCAAAATGGCATGATCGGCGCCTGCCTCATGGGTCACCCCCAGCTAGTTGCCGATTGCATCAAAGCCATGCAGGACGCCACTTCAATTCCGGTGACGGTAAAACACCGCATTGGCATCGACGACATGGATGACTACCAAGGCCTCACGGATTTTGTCGAACCTATCGCGGCAACCGGCTGTCTCACCTTCATCGTGCATGCGCGCAAAGCCTGGCTCAAGGGTTTAAGCCCAAAAGAAAATCGCGAAGTGCCGCCGCTCAATTACGAGCGCGTACACCTGTTAAAACGCGAACACCCGCAGCTGGAGATTATTTTAAATGGCGGCCTTAGCACCATTGACGAATGTATCGAGCAATTAGCCTATGTCGATGGCGTGATGGTCGGGCGCGAGGCTTATCACAACCCCTGGCTACTAACTGACGTCGATAGCGCGATTTACGGTGAAGCGCCACAAACGCAAGACCGCTTAATGATCATGGCGAACATGTTGCAGTATATTGAGAAGCAACTGAGCGAGGGCATGCGCCTGCACCATATCACCCGGCATTTGTTGGGCTTATTTTACGGCCAACCCGGTGGCAAACAGTTTAGGCGGGTGATTAGCGAAGGCGCGCATAAAGCCAATGCCGGCGTCGAGCTGGTGGACCTAGCGCTGGATCAAATTAGGAGCAGAATGTGA
- a CDS encoding TerB family tellurite resistance protein, whose protein sequence is MIIELLKKCFSEPTVEQHRCEKLAAIALLVEIAMADGSLDDQECASLKKAIEKSHNLTGGELDMLLENAKHEQRNATSSYTFTRVINDEFSAEEKFTLVQDMWAVAYADGNLDKYEEHAIRKLSELIHVPHNEFIRAKLLARPS, encoded by the coding sequence GTGATTATCGAGCTACTTAAAAAGTGTTTCTCTGAACCCACCGTGGAACAACACAGATGTGAGAAATTGGCCGCTATAGCCTTGCTAGTGGAAATCGCCATGGCCGACGGTTCGCTGGATGACCAGGAGTGCGCCTCACTTAAAAAAGCCATCGAAAAAAGTCACAACTTAACCGGCGGCGAGTTAGATATGCTGCTGGAAAACGCTAAACACGAGCAGCGCAATGCCACCTCGTCCTACACTTTTACCCGGGTAATCAACGACGAGTTCAGCGCCGAGGAAAAATTTACCTTGGTGCAGGATATGTGGGCGGTGGCCTATGCCGATGGCAATTTGGATAAATACGAAGAGCATGCCATACGCAAACTCAGCGAGCTGATTCACGTACCGCACAATGAATTTATTCGCGCTAAATTACTGGCTAGACCGAGCTAG
- a CDS encoding STAS domain-containing protein: MREGQILVADHQGVYVIKLLGDVRLTLCISFDSFIEKMFSDPAFISVVFDLTGAEAIDSTTLGLMAKISILAQERHQLVPTLVSNNPSIDRILQTMGFSEIFCIVKEGQADAEGAEALCVDCADESGVKSKVLEAHRILVGLNSANQDAFRDLIASLEKDG, from the coding sequence GTGCGTGAAGGTCAAATCTTGGTGGCTGACCACCAAGGTGTTTACGTCATAAAATTGCTGGGTGACGTTCGTCTAACCCTGTGTATTTCTTTCGATAGCTTCATCGAAAAGATGTTTAGTGACCCCGCGTTTATTTCCGTGGTTTTTGATCTCACCGGTGCGGAGGCAATCGATTCCACCACCTTGGGCTTGATGGCAAAGATCTCCATACTGGCTCAAGAGCGTCATCAGCTGGTGCCCACCTTAGTCAGCAATAATCCAAGTATCGACCGCATTTTACAAACCATGGGTTTTTCGGAAATCTTTTGTATCGTCAAAGAAGGTCAAGCCGATGCAGAGGGCGCAGAAGCCCTGTGCGTGGATTGTGCCGATGAAAGCGGCGTGAAATCGAAGGTGCTAGAGGCCCACAGGATATTGGTCGGGTTAAATAGCGCTAATCAGGATGCCTTTCGCGATCTGATTGCATCCTTAGAGAAAGATGGTTGA
- a CDS encoding response regulator, translating into MNDTQRRHRLLIIDDDSIVRQSIVTYLADSGFEVIEAGNGQQGLDLFYSHSPDIVLTDLRMPGIDGLQVLGIIHEASPDTPVIVISGAGVVADVVEALRLGASDYLIKPIVDIEMLEHSINKSLERKALLADNQRYRSELESANRVLRENLRVLERDQKAGRQVQRRLLPQHPQTRGQYHVTQHIEPSLYLSGDFIDFAYLGQRYLAFYLADVSGHGASSAFVTVWLKHLVTRLVREEELYADASSFEQGPAHLLDVINQELLDTSLGHHLTLFTGVIDTQTHQLRYCVAGHLPMPVMITDTGASFLPGEGKAVGIFKDAQWTVWQVDLPETFHLLALSDGVLEILGADNLADKELELLARLSNMPPSIAAACEALQLSSVTEAPDDIAVLSISRGLTSA; encoded by the coding sequence ATGAATGACACTCAGCGCCGGCACCGGCTGCTCATCATCGACGACGATAGTATCGTGCGTCAAAGCATTGTGACCTACCTGGCCGATAGCGGCTTTGAGGTGATTGAGGCTGGCAACGGCCAACAGGGCCTCGATCTGTTTTACAGCCATTCCCCTGATATTGTGCTAACCGACCTGCGCATGCCCGGCATCGATGGCCTGCAGGTGCTGGGTATTATTCACGAGGCATCGCCCGATACCCCGGTGATCGTCATCTCTGGCGCGGGTGTGGTGGCCGATGTGGTGGAAGCACTGCGCTTGGGAGCCAGTGATTACTTGATCAAACCCATTGTTGATATCGAGATGCTAGAGCATTCCATCAACAAGTCTTTAGAGCGCAAGGCGTTGCTGGCCGACAACCAGCGCTACCGGAGCGAGCTCGAGTCGGCGAACCGGGTTTTGCGCGAGAACTTGCGGGTATTAGAGCGCGATCAAAAGGCGGGTCGTCAAGTGCAGCGCCGGCTGTTGCCGCAGCACCCACAAACCCGTGGTCAATACCACGTTACCCAGCATATTGAGCCGTCTTTGTATTTAAGCGGTGACTTTATCGATTTTGCCTACCTCGGCCAGCGCTATTTAGCGTTTTATCTGGCCGATGTTTCTGGCCATGGCGCCAGCTCTGCCTTTGTTACCGTTTGGTTGAAGCATTTGGTGACCCGCTTGGTGCGAGAGGAAGAGCTGTATGCCGACGCCAGCTCCTTTGAGCAGGGTCCGGCGCATTTGTTGGATGTGATAAACCAAGAGCTCTTAGACACAAGCTTAGGCCATCATCTGACCCTGTTTACCGGCGTTATCGACACCCAAACCCATCAGCTGCGATATTGTGTTGCGGGTCATCTGCCCATGCCCGTCATGATTACTGATACAGGCGCTAGTTTCTTGCCCGGTGAAGGTAAGGCTGTGGGGATTTTCAAAGATGCCCAGTGGACGGTTTGGCAGGTAGATTTACCTGAAACCTTCCATCTCTTGGCGCTTTCAGACGGTGTGCTGGAAATACTGGGTGCCGACAATTTAGCCGATAAAGAGCTTGAATTGCTGGCTCGCCTGAGTAATATGCCGCCTTCAATAGCGGCGGCGTGCGAAGCTTTGCAGCTTAGCTCTGTCACAGAGGCTCCGGATGACATTGCGGTGTTATCTATCTCTCGGGGGTTAACGAGTGCGTGA
- a CDS encoding PilZ domain-containing protein, whose protein sequence is MSLANRAYSEKRNFIRMRVDSPVDIELTDDDGHINGICCELSGGGMSVEVDRALPVGTQMTIVLSSSHGHSPMLKATARVARVSSGPNERCTLGLEIEQLLN, encoded by the coding sequence ATGAGTCTTGCTAATCGCGCCTACAGTGAAAAGCGTAACTTTATCCGCATGCGGGTCGACTCGCCGGTCGATATAGAATTGACTGACGACGATGGCCATATCAACGGTATCTGCTGCGAATTAAGTGGCGGCGGCATGTCAGTAGAGGTAGATCGCGCCCTACCCGTGGGCACTCAAATGACCATAGTGCTGAGCTCTAGCCACGGCCATAGCCCGATGCTGAAAGCGACGGCGCGTGTTGCCCGCGTATCTTCCGGGCCGAACGAACGCTGTACACTGGGCTTAGAAATCGAACAGCTTCTCAATTAA
- a CDS encoding MlaA family lipoprotein, with amino-acid sequence MTWQIAWRSFSAAALLLCCCNAAPLFAQDGASEQDPWEGFNRKMFAFNDGLDTYLLRPLAVGYRAVLPDPVEVGVDNVFLNLREITNVFNDVLQWKWDKAANDTARFLINSTVGVVGVFDVAGHFGLLRGDGEDFGQTLAAWGVGQGPYMMLPFLGPSTLRRTAAIPLDLDTLPIVQIGDVAVRNSVLGLRFVSLRAQLLPFEDSISGDKYVFIREAYLQNRQFLINDGVVEDDFGGDDEYGDY; translated from the coding sequence ATGACATGGCAAATAGCTTGGCGATCCTTTTCTGCAGCGGCGCTGCTTCTGTGCTGCTGTAATGCGGCACCTCTATTCGCGCAAGATGGCGCCTCTGAGCAAGACCCTTGGGAGGGCTTCAATCGCAAGATGTTTGCCTTTAACGACGGCTTAGATACTTATTTGTTGCGCCCGCTGGCCGTGGGTTACCGCGCTGTGTTGCCCGACCCGGTGGAAGTGGGGGTGGACAATGTGTTTTTAAACTTGCGCGAAATTACCAACGTTTTTAACGATGTGTTGCAGTGGAAATGGGACAAGGCGGCCAATGATACGGCGCGTTTTCTGATTAATTCCACCGTGGGTGTTGTGGGTGTTTTCGATGTGGCCGGCCACTTTGGCTTGTTGAGGGGCGACGGTGAGGATTTTGGCCAAACCTTAGCGGCTTGGGGTGTCGGTCAGGGGCCTTATATGATGTTGCCTTTTCTCGGCCCATCAACCCTGCGGCGCACCGCTGCTATTCCGCTGGACCTCGACACCCTACCCATTGTTCAAATTGGTGATGTCGCGGTTCGCAACAGCGTATTGGGGCTGAGATTCGTTTCTCTGCGCGCCCAATTGCTGCCGTTTGAAGACAGCATCTCCGGCGATAAGTATGTGTTTATTCGCGAGGCCTATTTGCAAAATAGGCAGTTCCTCATCAACGACGGCGTGGTCGAAGATGATTTCGGTGGCGATGACGAATACGGCGATTATTAG
- a CDS encoding porin, whose product MQASLKKVLPFAIAAVLPMAAQAEGPIDGKIYGKINLSVENQDEAGVSTNELQSNASRLGFAGKTALSDSLSVIYQLEYEVDPDSGTDVFKQRNSYVGLAGGFGSVIAGVHDTPTKLLQNKVDLFNDLQGDIKSIITKSEVRSKNTVMYATPEMGGFFAQGAYVMSEAENVDDGYSVAGGWENDTFYAGISYDTDVRAVDSTVIRGVVQATLGSFQLGLLAETDDTAGVETDGWAVSGQYKMGDWALKAQAGQSDISTAGGETYSLGADYKLAKNTKLFGFYTNETADSEAKEADYVGLGIEHKF is encoded by the coding sequence ATGCAAGCATCACTGAAAAAAGTTCTGCCGTTCGCTATCGCAGCGGTTTTGCCAATGGCCGCACAAGCTGAAGGCCCAATTGACGGAAAAATTTACGGCAAGATCAACCTCTCAGTAGAAAATCAGGACGAAGCCGGTGTTTCTACCAATGAACTGCAGAGCAATGCCTCGCGTTTGGGCTTTGCTGGCAAGACCGCGCTGTCCGATAGCTTGAGCGTGATTTATCAGCTGGAATACGAAGTAGACCCAGATTCAGGTACTGACGTATTCAAGCAACGCAATAGCTATGTAGGCTTAGCCGGTGGCTTCGGTAGTGTTATTGCTGGTGTGCACGATACCCCTACCAAACTGCTGCAAAACAAAGTTGATCTGTTCAACGACCTGCAGGGCGATATCAAAAGCATCATCACCAAGAGTGAAGTGCGCTCTAAAAATACCGTGATGTACGCCACGCCTGAGATGGGTGGTTTCTTTGCCCAAGGCGCTTACGTGATGAGCGAAGCTGAAAACGTAGACGATGGTTACTCTGTTGCCGGTGGTTGGGAAAACGACACCTTCTACGCCGGTATCAGCTATGACACCGACGTGCGCGCAGTGGACTCGACCGTGATTCGCGGTGTTGTGCAGGCGACCTTGGGCAGCTTCCAACTGGGCCTGTTGGCTGAGACCGATGACACAGCCGGTGTTGAAACCGACGGTTGGGCAGTGAGTGGCCAATACAAGATGGGCGACTGGGCCTTGAAGGCGCAGGCTGGTCAATCTGATATTTCTACCGCTGGCGGCGAAACCTATTCATTAGGTGCCGATTACAAGCTCGCCAAAAACACCAAGCTGTTTGGTTTCTACACCAATGAAACCGCTGACAGCGAAGCGAAAGAAGCTGACTACGTCGGCTTGGGCATTGAGCACAAGTTCTAG
- a CDS encoding HvfC family RiPP maturation protein, with the protein MSESATTFSRAQYSLTQYLRNPARCAAPEGVERRRLQVYQELIFNNIEDFLSSGFPVLRSLVADDTWLALVRLFVADYRAHSPYFLEIGQEFLNFVSASEKAQALLPPFATELMHYEWVELALDVAPESLPEPADKPPVTLATNVRLSALAWPLVYQYPVQTIGPAHQPSDIPALPTFLLVHRDRQHRVKFMALNGLSYSLLDAVDKGAQLGLKRLIHDLFELVHGNQGTPVSALFTEQALALVQRFVDQDILHIC; encoded by the coding sequence ATGAGCGAAAGTGCCACCACATTCAGTCGCGCGCAATATTCGCTGACGCAATATCTGCGTAACCCTGCGCGCTGCGCGGCGCCGGAAGGCGTCGAGCGGCGGCGGTTACAGGTTTATCAAGAGCTGATTTTTAATAATATCGAAGATTTTTTAAGCAGTGGTTTTCCCGTGCTGCGCAGCCTCGTGGCGGACGATACTTGGCTTGCCCTCGTGCGTTTGTTCGTCGCCGACTACCGCGCTCACTCGCCTTACTTTTTAGAGATCGGGCAAGAGTTTTTGAACTTCGTTTCGGCCTCTGAAAAAGCCCAAGCCCTGCTGCCGCCCTTTGCCACTGAACTCATGCACTATGAATGGGTGGAGCTGGCGCTCGATGTAGCACCGGAGTCCTTGCCTGAGCCGGCCGATAAGCCGCCGGTAACCCTTGCCACCAACGTCCGCTTATCGGCATTGGCTTGGCCTCTGGTATATCAATACCCAGTGCAAACCATTGGCCCTGCGCATCAACCGAGCGATATACCGGCGCTGCCAACCTTTCTACTGGTGCACCGCGATCGCCAGCACCGAGTTAAATTCATGGCGCTGAACGGCTTGAGTTATAGCCTGTTGGATGCGGTGGATAAGGGGGCGCAACTGGGCCTGAAACGCTTAATTCATGACTTGTTTGAGTTGGTACACGGGAACCAAGGTACGCCAGTGTCAGCGCTGTTCACGGAACAGGCCTTGGCCTTAGTTCAGCGCTTTGTAGACCAAGATATACTTCACATTTGCTAA
- a CDS encoding HvfB family MNIO-type RiPP peptide maturase: MAHNLDKVVTKPALSAGLGLRRSEMKSFAELTPAEVNFMEVAPENWIGVGGRFGEQLRSYTERFPFFCHGLSLSIGSPAPLDTALISNIKNFLDEHKVLCYSEHLSYCSDDGHLYDLLPIPFTEEAVHYVAGRVREVQDRLERRIALENVSYYLTAGQDLTEAEFINAVLSEADCDLLLDVNNIYVNSINHRYNASDFLRQLPGARTAYYHIAGHYDEAEDLKVDTHGADVIEPVWALLEQAYGLFGVRPTLLERDFNIPPLVDMLAELNRVKQIQTRALAGGAHDFRTGSPTSSGVIA; encoded by the coding sequence TTGGCTCATAACCTTGATAAAGTTGTAACTAAACCGGCGCTTAGCGCCGGTTTAGGTTTACGACGCAGTGAAATGAAAAGCTTCGCCGAGCTGACGCCCGCCGAGGTAAACTTTATGGAGGTGGCACCAGAGAATTGGATTGGTGTTGGCGGTCGTTTCGGTGAACAATTACGCAGTTATACCGAGCGTTTTCCTTTTTTCTGCCATGGCCTTTCGCTTTCCATCGGCTCTCCAGCGCCGCTTGATACGGCCTTGATTAGCAATATAAAAAACTTTCTCGATGAGCATAAAGTCCTCTGTTATAGCGAACATCTAAGCTATTGCAGCGACGATGGGCACCTGTACGACTTACTGCCCATTCCCTTTACCGAAGAGGCGGTACACTATGTGGCTGGCCGCGTGCGCGAAGTGCAAGATAGATTAGAGCGCCGAATTGCCTTGGAAAATGTGTCTTATTATTTAACCGCTGGGCAAGATTTAACCGAGGCTGAATTTATCAATGCGGTGCTTAGCGAAGCCGATTGTGATTTGTTATTAGATGTAAACAATATTTATGTGAACAGCATTAATCACCGCTATAACGCCAGTGATTTTCTGCGCCAACTGCCGGGTGCCCGCACCGCCTATTACCACATTGCGGGTCACTATGACGAAGCGGAAGACTTAAAAGTAGATACCCACGGCGCCGATGTGATCGAGCCGGTTTGGGCTTTGCTGGAACAGGCTTACGGCCTGTTTGGCGTGAGGCCGACGCTGTTGGAACGGGATTTCAATATTCCGCCTTTGGTGGATATGTTGGCCGAGTTGAATCGAGTAAAGCAGATTCAGACGCGCGCCTTAGCGGGTGGCGCGCACGATTTTCGCACCGGCTCACCGACTTCCTCAGGTGTTATAGCATGA
- a CDS encoding HvfA family oxazolone/thioamide-modified RiPP metallophore, translating into MSKSMKTPFAAAIGAAVLASAAISSAAFADQNPFSAQELSSGYNLADNHAEGKCGEGKCGDKAKKDGKCGEGKCGDKAKKDGKCGEGKCGDKAKKDGKCGEGKCGDKAKEGKCGEGKADKEGKCGGAA; encoded by the coding sequence ATGTCTAAGTCTATGAAAACCCCTTTTGCCGCCGCTATTGGCGCTGCAGTACTTGCATCTGCTGCTATCTCTAGCGCTGCATTTGCCGACCAAAACCCCTTCTCTGCACAGGAATTGAGTAGCGGTTACAACTTGGCCGATAATCACGCAGAAGGTAAATGCGGTGAGGGCAAGTGTGGCGATAAGGCCAAGAAAGATGGCAAGTGTGGCGAAGGCAAGTGCGGTGATAAAGCCAAAAAAGATGGCAAATGTGGCGAAGGTAAGTGCGGCGACAAGGCCAAGAAAGACGGTAAGTGCGGTGAAGGGAAGTGCGGCGATAAAGCCAAAGAGGGCAAGTGTGGCGAAGGTAAAGCCGACAAAGAAGGTAAATGTGGCGGTGCTGCATAA